The DNA region AGCCAAGGCGATAAAATTTACTTATGATTTATTACAGCAGATAGATATTTTCGATAAGGAAGTACATAGAATAAAACCTTACGAAGAAATACCTGGTACTGTAGATAAGGCTTGGCAGGAAATACAAAAAGAATTTGATTTGGCATATGATAAGAAACAATTGAAAAAGGCTGTTGATAGAAGTAGGGAAATAATAAATTCCATTCGTTTAAAGAAAGTTGATGAAAGAGAGAAAATCAGGATTGGGATAGTAGGAGAAATTTTTGTAGTTATGGAGCCATCTATAAATATGGAAATAGAAAAGGTTCTAGGAGAATTAGGATGTGAAGTAGAAAGATCTCAATACCTATCTGAATGGGTTGATTTTAATCTTATGCCTAGCTTTTTAAAGAAAACACATGAAGAAGAAGTGTTGAAAAAAGGTGAAAAATATATAGAGATAATTATCGGTGGCCATGCAAAGCAAACAGTTGGTTTTATTGTTGATTTTAAGGATAGAGGATTTGATGGAGTAATTCATTTGATGCCTTTTGCTTGCTTACCTGAGCTTGTGTCTCAGAGCATAATACCTAAAATATCTAAAGAGCATGATATACCAGTCCTTACTTTATCTATAGATGAACAGACTGGTAAAGCAAATAATTTAACCAGAATAGAAGCTTTTATAGATTTAATAAGAAACAAAAAATTAGGTAAGTTTGTAGTTTAGAAGGGGGAGGACAAAATGGTTAGGGCTTACATAGGTATTGATGTAGGTTCAGTAAGTACAAATATTATAGCACTTGACGAAAATAATGAAGTTTTATTTAAGTTGTATGAAAGGACAAATGGTCAGCCACTAGAAACTATTAAAAAAGGATTAAAAAAATTAAAAGATGAATTAGGAAAAAATATTGTTGTAAGTGGAGTAGGCACTACTGGAAGTGGTAGACAGCTTGCAGGAGTTATGATTGGTGCAGATATTGTTAAAAATGAAATTACAGCTCATGCAGTGGCTACTGTTCATTATGTTCCAGATGTTAGGACAATTTTTGAGATTGGAGGACAGGACTCAAAAATAATTTTAATAAAAGACCAGATGGTTGTAGATTTTGCAATGAATACTGTATGTGCAGCAGGTACAGGCTCGTTTCTAGATCATCAAGCGGAGAGGTTAGGAATACCTATAGAAGAATTTGGAGAGCTTGCTTTGACTTCAAAAAATGATGTAAGAATAGCAGGAAGATGTACTGTATTTGCAGAGTCAGATATGATAGCAAAGCAGCAATATGGATTTTCTAAAGCTGATATAATAAAGGGATTATGTAATGCATTAGTGAGAAATTACATAAATAATTTAGGTAGAGGAAAAAAACTAGAACCTCCGTACGTTTTTCAAGGAGGAGTAGCGGCTAATGTTGGTATAAAAGCTGCCTTTGAAAGAGAAGTAGGACATGAAGTAATAGTACCGAAATATTATAATGTAATGGGAGCAATTGGTGCAGCCCTATTAGCTAAAGAGGCAGTAAAAGAAAAGGGAAAAACTAATTTTAGAGGTTTTGACTCACTTAAAACTAATTTTGTACCTTCAAGCTTTATTTGTACTGGATGTTCAAATATGTGTGAAGTTATCAAAGTCGAAATGGATGGAACACCTATAGCTATGTGGGGAGACAGATGTGGTATGTGGACAGAAAAAGTAAAACAGGCAATATAATAGCTAACAGCTATCAGCTGTTAGCTATTTGTTTTTCAATTTCTAATTTTACATTCTCAATTTTAAATTTCTTTATCCAGTACCAAGTACCCAGTACCTAGTACCTAGCGACGCAGTCGCTTTTACTTAGGTTTACTTATAAACATTTCAGTAATTAGATTTCCATATTTGCTGCTTTTTTCAATTCCAACACCTATATGAGTGAAATTAGGATTTAAAATGTTGTCCCTATGACCTTTAGAATTCATTAAAGAATTATGAGCATTCTCTATTGAACGATTTGCTGCAATATTTTCACCTGCTGCTAAAAATTTAATCCCAAAATTCTTCATCATATCAAATGGACTACCGTAAGTAGGAGAATAATGGCTGAAATAATCATTTTTCTCCATGTCCTGAGATTTAATTCTAGCTACTCTAGTAAGTTCTTTGTCAACTTGTAAAGGTTTTAGATTTCTTTTAATTCTTTCATTGTTTATTAATGTTACCATTCTTTGTTCTTCATCTGTAAGTCTATAAACTTCCTTAACTTGTTTCTCTTCATTTTCTACAACAACAGGTTTAGCATTATCTGAGGCTATACAGCCAACCTTATTATTAGGAAGTTTTACTACATACCAATTTCCGAATTTACCTATAACATCTACTACATCTCCTTTGTTAAGCTTTCCTACTACTGGGAAATTTGTTCCCTTACCAGATCTTACATTACAATCATTAACAGTTATTTTAATATTTTCAACATTTGCAGTATCAAATATTGAAGAAGTTTTGCCTTGTATTTGTGCAGGTTTTTTACTTGGAGCAGTGCAGGATGCTAAAAAAAGTGATAAAATTAACAGTATAACAAATGTTCTTTTCATTTTCATACCTCCATTGAAGATAGTTTAAATATATTTTTTGCAAAAAAATTAATTTTATAATACATAGGAAATTATATTCCTTGTTAAACCATGGGTAATTATGAATATAATTTCCGTTTATGGATATAGGCAAAATCTACCTTGAATTATTTAAATCGAAGATTTGTTCTATATAATTGTTTAATTGTTCTAATTCCTTAAAAATGTAAATTAGTTTATCGAATATATATTTATTATGGTCACATCTAATTTTTTAAATAAGTGAGGTGACAAAATGCTGTTTAGAAAATCACTAGAAGATAGAGTAGAAAAAGCTAAAGAGGATGCTGAAGAATTAAATAACTTAATTAAGGAATATAAACCATTTATAGCTAGTACAATTCAAAAAAAGACGGGTAAATTTTTAAAATATGGATATGATGATGAACTAACTATTGGTATGATGGCATTTAAAGAAGCTATAGAATCTTATGATAGAAGTAAAGGTAAATTTTTAAGCTTTGCCAAAATGGTAATTGGCCTTAGAATAATAGATTATTATAGGAAGAGAGAAAAGGATAAAAAAATAATATTGTTTAATGAAATTGAAAACAATGAAGAGAATAGCAATATAAATTATAGTTTAGAGAAATCTATTACAATTTTTCGAGATAGAGAAGAAAACGAGATAAGAAAAATTGAGATACAAGAATATAAAAAAGAATTAAATGACTGGGGTATAGATTTTTATGATTTAGTTAAAGAGTCTCCAAAACAAGAGAAGGTCAGAAATTTATATAAAGAGATTGCTAAAAAGATAGTGGAGGATAAAACAGTATTACAAAATTTGTTATCTACTAGAAGATTACCAATAAAAGAAATACAGAAAATTATGCCGATACACCGAAAAAAATTAGAAAG from Caloranaerobacter ferrireducens includes:
- a CDS encoding acyl-CoA dehydratase activase, with amino-acid sequence MVRAYIGIDVGSVSTNIIALDENNEVLFKLYERTNGQPLETIKKGLKKLKDELGKNIVVSGVGTTGSGRQLAGVMIGADIVKNEITAHAVATVHYVPDVRTIFEIGGQDSKIILIKDQMVVDFAMNTVCAAGTGSFLDHQAERLGIPIEEFGELALTSKNDVRIAGRCTVFAESDMIAKQQYGFSKADIIKGLCNALVRNYINNLGRGKKLEPPYVFQGGVAANVGIKAAFEREVGHEVIVPKYYNVMGAIGAALLAKEAVKEKGKTNFRGFDSLKTNFVPSSFICTGCSNMCEVIKVEMDGTPIAMWGDRCGMWTEKVKQAI
- a CDS encoding CAP domain-containing protein; this encodes MKRTFVILLILSLFLASCTAPSKKPAQIQGKTSSIFDTANVENIKITVNDCNVRSGKGTNFPVVGKLNKGDVVDVIGKFGNWYVVKLPNNKVGCIASDNAKPVVVENEEKQVKEVYRLTDEEQRMVTLINNERIKRNLKPLQVDKELTRVARIKSQDMEKNDYFSHYSPTYGSPFDMMKNFGIKFLAAGENIAANRSIENAHNSLMNSKGHRDNILNPNFTHIGVGIEKSSKYGNLITEMFISKPK
- the sigI gene encoding RNA polymerase sigma-I factor, giving the protein MLFRKSLEDRVEKAKEDAEELNNLIKEYKPFIASTIQKKTGKFLKYGYDDELTIGMMAFKEAIESYDRSKGKFLSFAKMVIGLRIIDYYRKREKDKKIILFNEIENNEENSNINYSLEKSITIFRDREENEIRKIEIQEYKKELNDWGIDFYDLVKESPKQEKVRNLYKEIAKKIVEDKTVLQNLLSTRRLPIKEIQKIMPIHRKKLERGRKYIIAMVIVLIGDYQYIREYIDWR
- a CDS encoding acyl-CoA dehydratase activase-related protein, with the protein product MKVAFPYMGTVVVYKKLLELLGHEVVVPPRPSQKTIDLGVKYSPEFACFPFKVIMGSYIEACEMGVDTIVTSGGHGPCRAGFYGEIHKRILHRMGYDVDVIIFDAINRDKDRFIENVKKVKGKNSWFKLAKAIKFTYDLLQQIDIFDKEVHRIKPYEEIPGTVDKAWQEIQKEFDLAYDKKQLKKAVDRSREIINSIRLKKVDEREKIRIGIVGEIFVVMEPSINMEIEKVLGELGCEVERSQYLSEWVDFNLMPSFLKKTHEEEVLKKGEKYIEIIIGGHAKQTVGFIVDFKDRGFDGVIHLMPFACLPELVSQSIIPKISKEHDIPVLTLSIDEQTGKANNLTRIEAFIDLIRNKKLGKFVV